TTGGCCAAAATGTTCGACGCGATTCCCTCCCACGAGCAGAGATTTTCCCTGCGGAGATGGGCTCTCAGCATGCTGCAGAAAAACAGGACTACGTTAGAATGTCCGGCTGTCCCTGGTTGCGCTCCGCTGGCCGAACATGTTTGTCGCTGCCCCTATGAAGTTCAAATTCGACTGGTTTTTGACCGGGATGTTCGTCGCCATCGCGCTGGCGTGGCTTTTTCCGACGCCTGGCGCCGAAGGGGGCTGGCTTCATCCCGAACTGTTAACCAAGGCCGGCGTCGCGCTCATCTTCTTTCTGCATGGCGTCTCCCTCTCGTTCGCCGCCATGAAGCAAGGCGCCATGAACTGGAAGCTGCACCTGGTGGTGCAAGGGAGCGTCTTTGTCATCTTTCCGCTCTTGGGGCTGCTGTTATTGCCGCTGACCCATGGTTGGCTGCCGGAAGATTTGCGGATCGGTCTGTTTTACCTCTGTGCCCTTCCCTCCACCGTTTCGTCGTCCGTCGCGCTGACCGCGGCGGCCGGGGGCAACGTGCCGGCGGCCGTGTTCAACGCCACGCTTTCCAGCATCCTTGGCATCGTGCTGACGCCCCTATGGATGAAGCTGGTCAGCGAAGGAGAAGCGATCGCCTTTCCGCTGCAAGACGTGGTGCTGAGCCTGGTCGTCTGGCTGGTGTTGCCGCTGATCGCTGGGCAAGTCGCCCGGCGGTGGCTGGCCGGTTGGGCCGCCAAGAATAAAAAGTGGGTCGGCGTGGTCGACCGCAGCACGGTTCTGCTGCTGGTCTACACGTCGTTCTGCGACTCGATGAAGTTTGGCGTCTGGACCAAA
The genomic region above belongs to Blastopirellula retiformator and contains:
- a CDS encoding bile acid:sodium symporter family protein, with amino-acid sequence MKFKFDWFLTGMFVAIALAWLFPTPGAEGGWLHPELLTKAGVALIFFLHGVSLSFAAMKQGAMNWKLHLVVQGSVFVIFPLLGLLLLPLTHGWLPEDLRIGLFYLCALPSTVSSSVALTAAAGGNVPAAVFNATLSSILGIVLTPLWMKLVSEGEAIAFPLQDVVLSLVVWLVLPLIAGQVARRWLAGWAAKNKKWVGVVDRSTVLLLVYTSFCDSMKFGVWTKHGLIAVVASFVLAIMLFYILLFAVGKICDWLQFSREDRIATIFCGSKKSMATGVPMAQLMFGGDPGLGLILLPIMIYHPLQLMICGALANRWKRAAEKEDQEGDPVGEDARPL